A genomic stretch from Phoenix dactylifera cultivar Barhee BC4 unplaced genomic scaffold, palm_55x_up_171113_PBpolish2nd_filt_p 000051F, whole genome shotgun sequence includes:
- the LOC103721237 gene encoding uncharacterized protein LOC103721237 — translation MEARRRMVVCWKENLVLVVMKYVRDISLKLGDYTVYTTSDYKAEVIETNRRHEVILNEQRCSCRLWQVSGISCVHAIAFIGTMKDANLKNYVSEYFIVAKYKTAYALEIGSLPNKAQWIKVDIGYKVLPPNLSLRPPEKPKKERIRSTDENTSKKMHKCLRK, via the exons ATGGAAGCAAGAAGGAGAATGGTTGTCTGCTGGAAAGAAAATTTAGTTCTTGTGGTAATGAAATATGTAAGAGACATCAGCCTTAAGCTAGGTGATTATACTGTTTATACAACCAGTGATTACAAAGCAGAAGTAATTGAGACTAATAGAAGACATGAAGTAATTCTAAATGAACAAAGGTGCTCTTGTCGTCTGTGGCAGGTGTCGGGCATTTCTTGTGTGCATGCTATAGCTTTTATTGGTACTATGAAAGATGCAAATTTGAAAAATTATGTCTCGGAGTACTTCATTGTTGCCAAGTATAAGACTGCCTATGCATTAGAAATTGGATCATTACCTAACAAGGCCCAATGGATAAAAGTTGATATTGGATACAAGGTATTGCCTCCTAACCTCAGTCTAAGACCTCCAGAAAAGCCTAAAAAGGAGAGAATTAGGAGTACAGATGAGAATACATCGAAGAAGATGCACAAAT GCCTAAGAAAATGA